Proteins co-encoded in one Betaproteobacteria bacterium genomic window:
- a CDS encoding SemiSWEET transporter codes for MTSTDWLGTLAGTFTTVAFVPQVLQIWRTKCARDISLLMFGIFSVGVMLWLVYGIAMGALPIILFNAVTLILAVAVLAMKLRYRN; via the coding sequence GTGACGTCCACCGACTGGCTCGGCACCTTGGCCGGAACGTTCACGACGGTGGCGTTCGTTCCCCAAGTGCTGCAGATCTGGCGGACCAAGTGCGCCCGCGACATTTCCCTGCTCATGTTCGGGATTTTCAGCGTTGGCGTGATGCTCTGGCTCGTCTATGGCATCGCCATGGGAGCGCTGCCGATAATCCTCTTCAATGCGGTGACCCTGATCCTCGCCGTCGCCGTGCTGGCAATGAAATTGCGATATCGGAACTGA
- the tkt gene encoding transketolase yields MVTSNDLANALRALAMDAVQKANSGHPGMPMGMADIAEVLWRRHLVHDPADPHWADRDRFVLSNGHGSMLLYALLHLTGYALPMEQLAAFRQLHSMTPGHPEFGCAPGVETTTGPLGQGIANAVGMALGERLLAAEFNRAGHEIVNHRTWVFLGDGCLMEGISHEACSLAGTLGLGKLVALYDDNGISIDSEKGSMDSWFTDDTPRRFEAYGWNVIRDVDGHDAQAIDRAIQAAKSGGDRPTLICCRTVIGKGSPKKANTGGAHGAPLGPDEVAATRANIGWAHEPFTIPADVRDAWDARAEGAKRHAEWRSRFAAYREAYPELAREFERRLEGTLPATWAADADALLNRVCDKAESIATRKASQNALEGLGALLPELIGGSADLAGSNLTMWSGSKPVGRQGGGNYLFYGVREFGMAAIMNGIALHGGFIPYGGTFLVFSDYARNALRLAALMKQRVAYVFTHDSIGLGEDGPTHQPVEHAASLRIIPRLDVWRPCDAVETMVGWQFGIERSDGPTAHLLSRQNLPHQARSAEQIAAIRRGGYVLREAAGHRIDAVLIATGSEVAIALAAHAVLAAEGIQCRVVSMPSTNVFDRQDASWKRSVLPPGTVRVAVEAGVSDFWRKYVGLEGEVVGIDRFGESAPAGELFKYFGFTAENVAAAVRKAMAARQ; encoded by the coding sequence TGGATGCGGTTCAGAAGGCAAATTCCGGCCATCCCGGCATGCCGATGGGAATGGCCGATATCGCCGAAGTGCTTTGGCGACGCCACCTGGTCCACGACCCCGCGGATCCGCATTGGGCGGACCGTGACCGCTTCGTGCTCTCCAATGGCCACGGGTCGATGCTCCTTTATGCCCTGTTGCACCTGACCGGCTATGCGCTGCCCATGGAGCAGCTTGCCGCGTTCCGCCAACTGCACTCCATGACGCCGGGACACCCGGAATTCGGCTGTGCCCCGGGGGTGGAGACGACCACCGGTCCGCTCGGGCAGGGAATCGCGAACGCGGTGGGCATGGCCCTTGGCGAGCGTTTGCTGGCCGCAGAATTCAACCGGGCCGGCCATGAGATCGTGAACCATCGGACCTGGGTCTTTCTTGGGGACGGCTGTCTCATGGAAGGCATCTCGCACGAGGCGTGTTCCCTTGCGGGGACCCTTGGACTGGGCAAGCTGGTCGCCCTCTACGACGACAACGGGATCTCCATCGACTCTGAAAAGGGATCGATGGACAGCTGGTTCACGGACGATACTCCGCGCCGGTTCGAAGCCTACGGATGGAATGTCATTCGCGACGTCGATGGACACGATGCTCAGGCGATCGACCGCGCCATCCAGGCAGCAAAGTCGGGGGGAGATCGACCCACCCTCATATGTTGCAGGACCGTCATCGGCAAAGGCTCACCGAAGAAGGCCAATACGGGCGGAGCGCATGGGGCACCCCTTGGACCGGATGAAGTTGCCGCCACACGGGCGAACATCGGCTGGGCTCATGAACCATTCACGATACCCGCCGACGTCCGGGACGCCTGGGATGCGCGGGCCGAGGGTGCAAAGCGTCATGCGGAATGGCGGTCGCGGTTCGCAGCCTATCGCGAAGCGTACCCTGAACTAGCCAGGGAATTCGAACGACGACTCGAAGGCACGCTGCCCGCCACGTGGGCGGCCGATGCGGACGCCCTGCTCAATCGTGTGTGCGACAAGGCGGAGTCGATCGCAACTCGCAAGGCCTCCCAGAATGCCCTTGAAGGGCTTGGAGCGCTCCTGCCGGAACTCATTGGCGGCTCGGCCGATCTCGCCGGTTCCAATCTGACGATGTGGTCGGGCTCGAAGCCAGTCGGACGCCAAGGGGGGGGGAACTATCTCTTCTATGGCGTGCGGGAGTTCGGTATGGCGGCAATCATGAATGGAATCGCGCTGCATGGAGGATTCATTCCCTATGGCGGTACGTTCCTCGTCTTCAGCGACTATGCCCGCAACGCGCTGCGGCTGGCCGCGCTGATGAAGCAGCGTGTCGCCTACGTTTTCACGCACGACTCCATCGGCCTGGGCGAAGACGGTCCCACGCATCAACCGGTCGAGCATGCCGCCAGTCTTCGGATCATTCCTCGACTGGACGTCTGGCGTCCCTGTGATGCTGTGGAGACGATGGTCGGCTGGCAATTCGGCATCGAACGCAGCGACGGACCCACCGCGCATCTGCTCAGTCGTCAGAATCTTCCGCATCAGGCACGAAGCGCGGAGCAGATCGCAGCCATTCGCCGAGGGGGATACGTACTCCGCGAAGCCGCTGGGCATCGTATCGACGCTGTCCTTATTGCCACGGGATCCGAGGTTGCCATCGCGTTGGCGGCGCACGCCGTGCTCGCGGCGGAGGGAATCCAGTGCCGCGTCGTATCGATGCCTTCCACGAATGTGTTCGATCGCCAGGACGCATCGTGGAAGCGGTCCGTGCTTCCGCCGGGTACGGTTCGCGTGGCTGTCGAGGCGGGCGTTTCGGACTTCTGGCGAAAATACGTGGGTCTCGAAGGAGAGGTGGTGGGGATCGACCGCTTCGGGGAGTCGGCTCCCGCAGGAGAACTGTTCAAGTACTTCGGCTTCACAGCCGAGAACGTTGCGGCAGCCGTCCGCAAGGCGATGGCCGCGCGCCAATGA
- the glk gene encoding glucokinase, with protein MGQLFPGSRVKLVGDIGGTNARLALWNDSSGSPQEEETLACADYRDLGAAIEDYLARKGGKRIDEAAVAVATPILGDRIRFTNNPWDFSVDETRDRLGLRRLLVLNDFKALALALPRLRSDELRQVGNGQSEADRPIALLGAGTGLGVSGLVPSDEGWIALEGEGGHTTFAPANARESSILGALWQRHDHVSTERLASGPGITALYWALCIVDGLVPEEPSPEEVSARAAMGDVRAGEALEIFCQILGTAAGNLCLTLGARGGVYIGGGIVPSLGERFDRSGFRGRFESKGRFSSYLAAVPTYVITARNPALRGVAQAFGEAETS; from the coding sequence ATTGGTCAGCTCTTTCCCGGGAGTCGCGTGAAACTTGTCGGAGACATCGGCGGCACGAATGCCCGGCTGGCGCTGTGGAACGACTCGTCCGGGTCCCCACAGGAGGAAGAGACCCTCGCCTGTGCCGACTACCGCGATCTTGGCGCCGCCATTGAAGACTATCTTGCGCGCAAGGGCGGAAAGCGCATAGACGAGGCCGCCGTGGCGGTTGCAACCCCCATTCTCGGGGACCGTATCCGTTTCACCAACAATCCGTGGGATTTCTCCGTCGACGAAACGCGCGATCGTCTTGGATTGCGACGCTTGCTGGTTCTCAACGACTTCAAGGCCCTTGCACTTGCGCTGCCACGGCTCAGATCTGACGAGTTGCGGCAGGTGGGGAACGGACAGTCGGAAGCTGACCGGCCGATTGCCCTGCTGGGTGCGGGGACCGGACTGGGGGTCTCCGGACTGGTACCGTCGGATGAAGGCTGGATCGCCCTCGAAGGCGAAGGAGGCCACACCACGTTTGCGCCGGCCAATGCGCGGGAGTCGTCGATTCTTGGCGCCCTGTGGCAAAGGCACGATCACGTGTCGACCGAGCGGCTCGCCAGCGGCCCCGGAATCACGGCACTGTATTGGGCGCTCTGCATCGTGGACGGTCTTGTTCCGGAGGAGCCTTCACCGGAAGAGGTGAGTGCGAGGGCCGCCATGGGAGACGTCCGGGCAGGCGAAGCGCTGGAGATCTTCTGTCAGATTCTGGGCACGGCGGCAGGCAATCTATGTCTCACGCTCGGCGCGCGCGGAGGCGTCTATATCGGTGGAGGAATCGTTCCTTCGCTGGGGGAGCGCTTCGACCGGTCCGGGTTCCGCGGCCGCTTCGAATCGAAGGGCCGGTTCAGCAGCTATCTTGCCGCAGTTCCGACCTATGTCATCACCGCGCGCAACCCGGCCCTGCGCGGGGTGGCGCAGGCGTTCGGGGAAGCGGAGACTTCGTGA
- the gap gene encoding type I glyceraldehyde-3-phosphate dehydrogenase: MPIRVAINGFGRIGRNILRALYESGRNGEIQIVAINDLGSPETNAHLVRYDTAHGKFHGKVEVEGDSLVVNGDRIKVFAERDPSKLPWKTLDVDVVAECTGIFTSKEKAGLHLQGGAKKVIISAPGKNVDATIVYGVNHQTLKSSHTVISNASCTTNCLAPMVKPLNDKIGLTCGLMTTIHAYTNDQVLTDVYHEDLRRARSATQSMIPTKTGAAAAVGLVLPELNGKLDGYAIRVPTINVSIVDLSFVAKRPTSVEEVNSILKAASEGELKGILGYTTEQLVSVDFNHDPRSSIFDATLTKVSEGTLVKVSSWYDNEWGFSNRMLDTAVAFMNAK, translated from the coding sequence ATGCCCATCCGTGTAGCGATCAACGGTTTTGGTCGTATTGGCCGGAATATTCTTCGTGCGCTCTATGAATCCGGTCGCAACGGCGAGATCCAGATCGTCGCGATCAACGACCTCGGCAGTCCCGAGACGAACGCGCACCTCGTCCGCTACGACACCGCGCACGGAAAGTTTCACGGCAAGGTCGAAGTGGAAGGCGACAGCCTCGTGGTGAACGGTGACAGGATCAAGGTGTTTGCCGAGCGCGATCCTTCCAAGCTGCCGTGGAAGACGCTGGATGTCGATGTGGTCGCCGAATGCACCGGAATCTTCACGAGCAAGGAAAAGGCAGGATTGCACCTGCAGGGCGGCGCGAAGAAGGTGATCATTTCCGCTCCCGGCAAGAACGTCGACGCGACCATCGTCTATGGGGTGAACCACCAGACGCTCAAGTCATCGCACACGGTAATCTCCAATGCATCGTGCACGACCAACTGCCTCGCGCCGATGGTCAAGCCGCTGAACGACAAGATCGGTTTGACCTGCGGCCTGATGACCACCATCCACGCTTACACGAACGACCAGGTTCTCACGGACGTTTACCACGAGGATCTGCGCAGAGCGCGCTCCGCCACGCAGTCGATGATTCCCACCAAGACCGGCGCGGCCGCGGCCGTCGGTCTGGTTCTGCCGGAACTGAACGGAAAACTGGACGGCTACGCCATCCGCGTCCCGACCATCAATGTCTCCATCGTGGACCTTTCGTTCGTCGCCAAGCGGCCCACGTCCGTCGAGGAAGTCAACAGCATCCTCAAGGCAGCTTCCGAGGGCGAACTCAAGGGCATTCTGGGATATACGACGGAACAGCTGGTGTCCGTGGACTTCAACCACGATCCACGTTCGTCCATCTTCGACGCGACGTTGACGAAGGTATCCGAAGGCACCCTCGTAAAAGTCAGCTCGTGGTATGACAACGAATGGGGCTTCAGCAACAGGATGCTCGATACGGCAGTGGCGTTCATGAACGCGAAATGA